From Brienomyrus brachyistius isolate T26 chromosome 18, BBRACH_0.4, whole genome shotgun sequence, one genomic window encodes:
- the ncapd3 gene encoding condensin-2 complex subunit D3 isoform X1, whose protein sequence is MELVSALDLLKIKTVSRVWVDSVWGLEFTEAEPLDVAVEDELISNGPDAFRTVYKLLLPFATDGEGNAENVWTVLGDSGISTHALVAVLSHFVVRRNFKTADLTYRLVALQAASLYLLLLGIPGSIANKVFHPVLFDACLDLAKKCWPQDSGKKRKKDAFKSSQGVSKGRKRSKPHRKDDEEEMEADVFGESNEDEEMLFSGRDLLEIRNGIVLLVKTLLKLLTRFSLKDKPQCVLKCAKIFTQLTHFEPVIGELTFEKEPVIDDMGMLPELAYHGLKLLCLPKQGDGTEAVKLVFHRLLYVLLMMSEGDSSRPSLLVPGAAVFTARDQAIKFVCHIVDELKEVVVLPTLCILLQHICVQMVDKVEYRSSGAQTVVKLLAKMPCAKYASFMQWLHAFSLHSKVVRRMFALDVAMALIEQPERQPESSLSPEEAIFLQHKFLVQVMVFGRRSDRAPSVRGHALSCLARCLELQSPNTVENIQELFSATSAQTVLETEGCEVTSNVHETNLQKMGINFKTIEMTGKGEVTTFESKETMALLKRRSSDEKTNVRKSALQALMGLLKHSVIPCTQENLAILSDRCRDPAVSVKKKALQCLMDLLAALPGSSLVQMAWLRGVVPAIVDSESSVQEKALECLDQAIIGQIKSGGTYSNQHVSQKLAWDLLGLLCGESQDLGRYFSKAFVIWSKQNKFPSAFVNHLISHTGLEHASAAWLLLSKVSGSCSRLNYGKILDAWDEMIRTSNVPVSTSCDILCVIGNIAAHLNDETKSRIVDDIMKWLKSFEVPLEIIGASIETLFQLLKVETVKDTQRMLNKHCGELVSICESYLSSVILNEDGLQNFNEDLVVRAFNSLTPYPYVKHLYTLGVAALQCPAQVGKRTSLLVQSILASNVELPSADNPDEPPATQPLSQFKASSLPTVVRAHAFITLGKLCLQNEDLAKSCIPALARELEVSTEVPVRCNVVVVMCDLCMRYTTMVDRYIPNISACLKDREPLIREQTLILLTNLLQEEFVKWKGSLFFRFVAVLVDPEPKIASLCEFCLVHLLLKRNPTMFSQHFIECIFHFNSYEKHEKYNKFPQTARERAQFSLQGAKNKEKRMKIYRFLLEHFTDEQRFNITAKISQTILANFVDGILPLDAEGAEILSDAFDVLSLKEIKLSAMRSPVERDEQQDDEQLAMANAVMQVAQKKLISQVQKKNFIENVIPIIIALKTMLEKKRFPVLKDLMGYLQVMMQDYRSEVKDFFAADEQLAAELEYDMKRFEKEQEMEQQMSSRRVTDSRPASTLPSNVTAGAALATVPASPSPSVGRTVLAVQATPQMPGSAPPCFLSPKNVGSSSRRQTLSTSEVLSKARTAARASRLLQGRAGSASNQNTPVDGSAMISRRLQSSTTGDSSVANRAISTPQRSMTEVTFGDGLSVIFSAHGTEPKYPGNKDNMLFLMSPDKPHAPPKQWNVESPLCRKARGHRL, encoded by the exons ATGGAGCTTGTTAGCGCGCTGGATTTACTGAAAATAAAAACCGTTTCAAGAG TCTGGGTGGACAGTGTTTGGGGCTTGGAATTCACCGAAGCGGAACCGTTAGATGTGGCTGTTGAAGATGAGCTCATTAGTAATGGGCCCGATGCCTTCAGAACTGTTTACAAACTCCTCCTGCCATTTGCGACAGACGGCGAAGGAAACGCCGAA AATGTTTGGACGGTGTTGGGTGACAGTGGGATTTCTACCCACGCCCTGGTTGCCGTGCTGTCCCACTTCGTGGTTAGACGTAACTTTAAAACTGCTGATCTTACTTATCGGTTGGTTGCGCTGCAGGCAGCTTCACTCTACCTACTGCTTCTAGGAATACCAG GTAGTATAGCAAACAAAGTGTTCCACCCAGTTTTGTTTGATGCCTGTCTGGATTTGGCAAAGAAGTGCTGGCCCCAGGATTCAGGCAAGAAGCGCAAGAAAGATGCATTCAAGAGTTCTCAAGGCGTTTCCAAGGGCAGGAAACGGTCAAAACCCCATCGGAAGGACGACGAGGAA GAGATGGAGGCCGACGTGTTTGGGGAAAGCAACGAGGATGAAGAGATGTTGTTCTCTGGCCGAGATCTGCTGGAGATCAGGAATGGAATTGTCCTCCTTGTGAAAACTCTCCTGAAGCTCCTGACGAGATTTTCCCTGAAAGACAAGCCCCAGTGTGTTCTGAAGTGTGCCAAG ATTTTCACTCAGCTCACCCATTTCGAGCCAGTGATTGGCGAACTCACGTTTGAGAAGGAACC ggTCATTGATGACATGGGAATGTTGCCGGAGTTGGCCTACCATGGGCTGAAACTTCTCTGTTTGCCAAAGCAAGGAGATGGGACTGAg GCTGTGAAGCTGGTCTTCCACAGACTCCTCTACGTGTTGCTCATGATGAGTGAAGGAGATTCGTCTCGCCCTTCGCTGCTGGTTCCCGGGGCGGCCGTGTTTACCGCCCGAGATCAGGCTATTAAATTTGTATG CCATATTGTCGACGAGCTGAAAGAAGTCGTTGTTCTGCCGACCCTTTGCATCCTGCTCCAACACATCTGCGTGCAG ATGGTTGACAAGGTGGAGTATCGCAGCAGTGGAGCACAGACCGTGGTGAAACTGCTGGCCAAAATGCCCTGTGCTAAATACGCCTCCTTCATGCAGTGGCTCCATGCCTTCTCCTTACACTCAAAG GTTGTGCGCAGGATGTTCGCCCTAGACGTGGCGATGGCCCTGATCGAGCAGCCCGAACGCCAGCCTGAGTCCTCCCTGTCTCCAGAGGAGGCCATCTTCCTGCAGCACAAGTTCCTGGTCCAAGTAATGGTGTTTGGGCGGCGTTCGGACCGGGCACCCTCGGTGCGAGGCCACGCCCTCTCCTGCCTGGCTCGGTGTCTGGAGCTGCAGTCTCCCAACACGGTGGAGAACATCCAGGAGCTCTTCTCAGCCA CTTCTGCACAGACTGTTCTTGAGACAGAAGGCTGTGAGG TCACCAGTAACGTCCATGAGACGAACTTGCAAAAGATGGGCATAAACTTCAAAACCATAGAGATGACTGGAAAGGGGGAAGTGACCACTTTTGAAT CAAAAGAGACGATGGCTTTGCTGAAGAGACGCTCAAGCGATGAGAAGACCAATGTGAGGAAGTCTGCCTTGCAG GCACTGATGGGTCTTCTGAAGCACAGCGTGATCCCTTGCACCCAGGAGAACCTGGCCATCCTGTCAGACCGCTGTCGGGACCCTGCTGTCTCCGTGAAAAAGAAGGCCCTCCAGTGTCTCatggaccttcttgct GCTTTGCCTGGGTCCAGTCTGGTGCAGATGGCCTGGCTGAGGGGAGTGGTTCCCGCAATCGTTGATTCTGAGAGCTCCGTCCAGGAGAAGGCCCTGGAGTGCCTGGACCAGGCCATAATTGGCCAGATTAAGAGTGGTGGCACTTACAGTAACCAGCATGTCTCACAGAAGCTAGCCTGGGACTTGCTTGGGCTACTGTGCGGAGAGAGCCAGGACCTTGG CCGTTACTTCAGCAAGGCCTTCGTCATTTGGTCCAAGCAGAATAAGTTCCCCTCTGCTTTTGTCAACCACCTGATCTCCCACACGGGGCTGGAACACGCCTCAGCTGCCTGGCTGCTGCTCTCCAAGGTGTCAGGTTCCTGCTCCAGGCTCAACTATGGCAAGATCCTGGATGCTTGGGATGAAATGATTAG GACAAGCAATGTTCCAGTTTCCACGTCTTGTGACATCCTGTGCGTGATCGGGAACATCGCCGCACATCTTAATGACGAAACAAAGAGCAGGATCGTGG ACGATATCATGAAGTGGCTGAAGAGTTTCGAAGTGCCCCTAGAGATCATTGGCGCCTCTATAGAGACCCTATTCCAGCTGCTGAAGGTTGAGACGGTCAAGGACACACAG AGGATGCTGAACAAACACTGCGGGGAGCTGGTCTCCATCTGTGAGTCTTACCTATCCAGTGTCATCTTGAACGAAGATGGCCTGCAGAACTTCAACGAAGATTTGGTGGTACGCGCATTCAACAGCTTGACCCCCTACCCTTAT GTCAAGCACTTGTATACCCTTGGGGTCGCTGCCCTCCAGTGTCCGGCCCAAGTCGGGAAACGCACCTCTCTCCTCGTTCAGTCCATCCTGGCCTCAAACGTCGAGCTCCCGTCGG CTGACAACCCGGATGAGCCTCCCGCCACTCAACCCCTATCGCAGTTCAAGGCCTCCTCGTTGCCAACTGTGGTCCGAGCCCATGCCTTCATCACCCTGG GCAAGCTGTGTCTGCAGAATGAGGATCTGGCCAAGAGCTGCATCCCGGCACTGGCCCGCGAGCTGGAGGTGAGCACCGAGGTGCCGGTGCGCTGCAACGTGGTGGTGGTCATGTGCGACCTGTGCATGCGCTACACCACCATGGTGGACCGCTACATCCCCAACATCTCGGCCTGCCTGAAGGACCGTGAGCCGCTCATCCGCGAGCAGACCCTCATCCTGCTCACCAACCTCCTTCAG GAGGAGTTTGTGAAGTGGAAGGGCTCACTCTTCTTCCGATTCGTGGCTGTGCTCGTGGACCCCGAGCCTAAGATTGCCAG TCTCTGCGAATTCTGCTTGGTTCATCTGCTCCTCAAAAGGAACCCGACCATGTTCTCTCAGCACTTCATCGAGTGCATTTTCCACTTCAACTCCTACGAGAAGCACGAGAAGTACAACAAGTTTCCGCAAACGGCCAG AGAGAGAGCCCAGTTTTCTTTGCAAGGAGCGAAAAACAaggagaagaggatgaagatctACAGGTTCCTACTGGAGCACTTCACAGATGAGCAACGCTTCAATATCACCGCCAAAATCAGCCAGACTATTCTTG CAAACTTTGTGGACGGGATACTGCCCCTGGACGCAGAGGGGGCCGAGATTCTGTCGGACGCCTTTGACGTGTTGAGCCTGAAGGAGATTAAGCTTTCGGCCATGCGCAGCCCCGTGGAGAGGGACGAGCAGCAGGATGATGAGCAGCTGGCCATGGCCAACGCTGTCATGCAGGTGGCCCAGAAGAAGCTCATCTCGCAG GTCCAGAAGAAGAATTTCATTGAGAATGTGATTCCTATTATCATTGCGCTGAAAACCATGCTTGAGAAGAAACGCTTCCCAGTGCTGAAGGACCTCATGGGCTACCTGCAG GTGATGATGCAGGACTACCGCAGTGAGGTGAAGGATTTCTTCGCGGCAGATGAACAGCTGGCCGCCGAGCTGGAGTATGACATGAAGAGGTTTGAAAAGGAGCAGGAGATGGAGCAGCAGATGTCGAGCCGCAGAGTGACTGACTCCCGCCCTGCGAGCACGCTGCCGTCAAACGTCACGGCAGGAGCGGCTCTG GCTACTGTTCCCGCATCCCCCAGTCCTTCTGTGGGTAGGACAGTGTTGGCGGTCCAGGCCACACCCCAGATGCCGGGATCTGCCCCCCCCTGCTTCCTTTCCCCGAAAAATGTGGGCTCATCCAG CAGGCGTCAGACTCTCAGCACCAGCGAAGTCCTCAGCAAGGCCCGGACAGCAGCGAGAGCGAGTAGGCTGCTCCAGGGTCGAGCGGGGTCGGCCAGCAACCAGAACACTCCCGTCGATGGTTCAG CAATGATATCCAGGCGTCTTCAGAGTTCCACCACCGGAGACTCTTCTGTTGCCAACCGGGCCATCAGTACTCCGCAAA ggagCATGACTGAGGTGACCTTTGGGGATGGTCTCAGTGTCATCTTCAGTGCCCATGGGACAG AGCCTAAGTATCCAGGAAACAAGGACAACATGCTTTTCCTGATGTCCCCGGATAAGCC GCATGCACCTCCCAAACAGTGGAACGTGGAGTCTCCCCTCTGCCGGAAGGCTAGAGGACATCGGCTGTAG